The Streptomyces phaeolivaceus genome has a window encoding:
- the nusB gene encoding transcription antitermination factor NusB — MAARNTARKRAFQILFEGDQRGVDVLTVLADWIRHAHNDNRQPPVSEYTMELVEGYAQYTKRIDELIAQYSVGWTLDRMPVVDRNILRLGAYELIWVDATPDAVVLDEMVQLAKEFSTDDSPSFVNGLLGRLKDLKPSLRRDDA, encoded by the coding sequence GTGGCTGCCCGTAACACGGCCCGTAAGCGCGCCTTCCAGATCCTCTTCGAGGGCGACCAGCGCGGGGTCGACGTCCTGACCGTCCTCGCGGACTGGATCCGGCATGCCCACAACGACAACCGGCAGCCGCCGGTCAGCGAGTACACGATGGAGCTCGTCGAGGGCTATGCGCAGTACACGAAGCGGATCGACGAGCTGATCGCGCAGTACTCGGTGGGCTGGACGCTCGACCGGATGCCGGTCGTGGACCGCAACATCCTGCGCCTCGGGGCGTACGAGCTGATCTGGGTCGACGCGACTCCGGACGCGGTGGTGCTGGACGAGATGGTGCAGCTGGCGAAGGAGTTCTCCACGGACGACTCGCCGTCGTTCGTGAACGGTCTGCTGGGGCGCCTGAAGGACCTGAAGCCTTCGCTGCGCAGGGATGACGCGTAG
- the efp gene encoding elongation factor P, whose amino-acid sequence MASTNDLKNGLVLKLDGGQLWSVVEFQHVKPGKGPAFVRTKLKNVLSGKVVDKTFNAGVKVETATVDKRDMQFSYMDGEYFVFMDMETYDQLMVDRKAVGDAANFLIEGFTATVAQHEGEVLFVELPAAVELVIQETEPGVQGDRSTGGTKPATLETGHQIQVPLFITTGEKIKVDTRTSDYLGRVNS is encoded by the coding sequence GTGGCTTCCACGAACGACCTCAAGAACGGCCTGGTGCTCAAGCTCGACGGGGGCCAGCTCTGGTCCGTCGTCGAGTTCCAGCACGTCAAGCCCGGCAAGGGCCCGGCCTTCGTGCGCACCAAGCTCAAGAACGTGCTCTCCGGCAAGGTCGTCGACAAGACGTTCAACGCCGGCGTCAAGGTCGAGACGGCCACTGTCGACAAGCGCGACATGCAGTTCTCCTACATGGACGGCGAGTACTTCGTCTTCATGGACATGGAGACCTACGACCAGCTGATGGTCGACCGCAAGGCCGTCGGCGACGCCGCCAACTTCCTGATCGAGGGCTTCACCGCCACCGTCGCGCAGCACGAGGGCGAGGTGCTCTTCGTGGAGCTGCCGGCCGCCGTCGAGCTCGTGATCCAGGAGACCGAGCCGGGCGTCCAGGGCGACCGCTCCACCGGTGGCACCAAGCCCGCCACCCTGGAGACCGGTCACCAGATCCAGGTGCCGCTCTTCATCACCACCGGCGAGAAGATCAAGGTCGACACCCGTACCAGCGACTACCTCGGCCGGGTGAACAGCTAA
- a CDS encoding AAA family ATPase: MQHAVGAPLPPPHRPGQDPAAPWSPPVNQQGHPAPPHPGAPGPNPPGNPGAGHPPPPGTHPGPVPPPPPAPMAPPSPAGPPVPAPPPAPGFAGSPGHPHTSAPQQPGIPRDTTGHVQLPPGGPVTMPPPATGAPDVTTTTLAVLLIGPAGAGKTSVAKYWADHRRVPTAHISLDDVREWVRSGFADPQSGWNDNSEAQYRLARRTCGFSARNFLANGISCILDDAVFPDRPVVGLGGWKRHVGPGLLPVVLLPGLEIVLERNAERSGNRRLTDEEVARIHGRMAGWYGSGLPIIDNSQLDVPATARVLDEVLARSIASPPKW; the protein is encoded by the coding sequence ATGCAGCACGCAGTGGGAGCTCCGCTGCCGCCGCCCCATCGGCCGGGGCAGGACCCGGCGGCCCCTTGGTCGCCGCCCGTGAACCAGCAGGGACACCCGGCCCCTCCGCACCCGGGAGCGCCCGGCCCGAACCCTCCGGGGAACCCGGGCGCCGGCCACCCGCCGCCCCCGGGCACGCACCCCGGCCCCGTGCCGCCGCCCCCGCCCGCGCCCATGGCCCCGCCCTCACCGGCCGGCCCACCCGTCCCGGCGCCGCCGCCCGCGCCCGGCTTCGCCGGCAGCCCCGGTCATCCGCACACCTCGGCCCCGCAGCAGCCCGGGATCCCGCGCGACACCACCGGACACGTGCAACTGCCGCCGGGCGGCCCGGTCACCATGCCGCCGCCCGCCACGGGCGCGCCGGACGTCACGACCACCACGCTCGCGGTCCTGCTCATCGGGCCCGCCGGAGCGGGCAAGACCAGCGTCGCCAAGTACTGGGCGGACCACCGCCGGGTGCCCACCGCGCACATCAGCCTGGACGACGTACGCGAGTGGGTGCGTTCCGGCTTCGCGGACCCGCAGTCCGGCTGGAACGACAACTCCGAGGCGCAGTATCGTCTCGCCCGCCGCACCTGCGGCTTCTCCGCCCGGAACTTCCTGGCCAACGGCATCTCCTGCATCCTCGACGACGCCGTGTTCCCCGACCGCCCGGTCGTCGGCCTCGGTGGCTGGAAGCGGCACGTCGGGCCCGGCCTGCTGCCCGTCGTCCTTCTGCCGGGCCTGGAGATTGTCCTCGAACGCAACGCCGAGCGCTCGGGCAATCGCCGTCTCACCGACGAAGAGGTGGCCCGCATCCACGGCCGGATGGCGGGCTGGTACGGCTCGGGACTGCCGATCATCGACAACTCCCAGCTGGATGTCCCGGCCACGGCGAGGGTCCTGGACGAGGTCCTGGCAAGGTCGATCGCCAGCCCCCCGAAGTGGTGA
- a CDS encoding shikimate dehydrogenase gives MSRTVTNRRAAVLGSPIAHSLSPVLHRAAYAELGLTDWSYDRFEVDEEALSGFVEGLGPEWAGLSLTMPLKRAVIPLLDEISETATSVEAVNTLVFTEDGRRVGDNTDIPGMVAALRERGIEQVESAAVLGAGATASSALAALARICTGEVVAYVRSEARAAEMRQWGERLDIEVRTADWAEAGRALSAPLVIATTPAGATDALSGAVPERPTTLFDVLYHPWPTELAARWSAYGGAVVSGLDLLVHQAVLQVEQMTGCKAAPVAAMRTAGERALAQRG, from the coding sequence ATGAGCCGCACCGTCACCAACCGCCGCGCCGCCGTGCTCGGTTCGCCGATCGCCCACTCGCTCTCCCCGGTGCTGCACCGCGCCGCGTACGCCGAACTCGGGCTCACCGACTGGTCGTACGACCGTTTCGAGGTCGACGAGGAGGCGCTGTCCGGGTTCGTCGAGGGGCTCGGGCCGGAGTGGGCGGGGCTGTCGCTGACGATGCCGTTGAAGCGGGCGGTCATTCCGCTGCTGGACGAGATCAGTGAGACGGCGACCTCCGTCGAGGCCGTGAACACGCTGGTGTTCACGGAGGACGGGCGGCGGGTCGGCGACAACACCGACATCCCCGGGATGGTCGCCGCCCTGCGGGAGCGGGGCATCGAGCAGGTGGAGTCGGCGGCCGTCCTCGGCGCCGGAGCCACCGCCTCCTCCGCGCTGGCCGCGCTCGCCCGGATCTGCACCGGCGAGGTCGTGGCGTACGTACGGAGCGAGGCCCGCGCCGCCGAGATGCGGCAGTGGGGCGAGCGGCTGGACATCGAGGTGCGTACGGCGGACTGGGCGGAGGCCGGGCGAGCGCTGAGCGCTCCGCTGGTGATCGCCACGACACCGGCCGGGGCGACGGACGCGCTGTCCGGGGCGGTGCCGGAGCGGCCGACGACGCTGTTCGACGTGCTGTACCACCCCTGGCCGACGGAGCTGGCCGCGCGGTGGTCCGCGTACGGGGGTGCCGTGGTCAGCGGGCTCGATCTGCTCGTCCACCAGGCGGTGCTCCAGGTCGAGCAGATGACCGGGTGCAAGGCGGCGCCGGTGGCGGCGATGCGTACGGCGGGGGAGCGGGCGCTGGCCCAGCGGGGCTGA
- the aroB gene encoding 3-dehydroquinate synthase, with protein MSETVTRIQVGGTAGTEPYEVLIGRQLLGELGGLIGNRAKRVAVVHPEALADTGEALRADLAGQGFEAVAIQVPNAEEAKTAEVAAYCWKALGQSGFTRTDVIVGVGGGATTDLAGFVAATWLRGVRWIAIPTTVLAMVDAAVGGKTGINTAEGKNLVGSFHPPAGVLCDLAALDSLPVNDYVSGLAEIIKAGFIADPVILDLIEADPQAARTPAGPHTSELIERSIRVKAEVVSGDLKESGRREILNYGHTLAHAIEKNERYQWRHGAAVSVGMHFAAELGRLAGRLDDATADRHRTVLESVGLPLHYRYDQWPRLLETMKVDKKSRGDLLRFIVLDGLAKPTVLEGPDPAILLAAYGEVGQ; from the coding sequence ATGAGCGAGACAGTGACCCGTATCCAGGTCGGCGGTACGGCGGGTACCGAGCCCTACGAGGTCCTGATCGGGCGTCAACTCCTGGGTGAGCTGGGCGGGTTGATCGGGAACCGGGCCAAGCGGGTCGCCGTCGTCCATCCGGAGGCGCTGGCGGACACCGGTGAGGCGTTGCGGGCGGACCTGGCGGGGCAGGGGTTCGAGGCGGTCGCGATCCAGGTGCCGAACGCGGAGGAGGCCAAGACGGCCGAGGTCGCCGCGTACTGCTGGAAGGCGCTGGGGCAGTCCGGGTTCACCCGCACCGATGTCATCGTCGGTGTCGGCGGCGGCGCCACCACCGACCTCGCCGGGTTCGTGGCGGCGACCTGGCTGCGCGGGGTGCGCTGGATCGCCATCCCGACCACCGTGCTGGCGATGGTGGACGCGGCGGTGGGCGGCAAGACCGGCATCAACACGGCCGAGGGCAAGAACCTGGTGGGTTCCTTCCATCCGCCCGCCGGGGTGCTGTGCGACCTGGCCGCGCTCGATTCGCTGCCGGTCAACGACTACGTGTCCGGGCTCGCGGAGATCATCAAGGCCGGTTTCATCGCCGACCCCGTGATCCTGGACCTGATCGAGGCCGATCCGCAGGCCGCCCGCACCCCCGCCGGGCCGCACACCTCGGAGCTGATCGAGCGGTCGATCCGGGTCAAGGCCGAGGTCGTCTCCGGTGACCTGAAGGAGTCCGGGCGCCGGGAGATCCTCAACTACGGGCACACGCTGGCGCACGCGATCGAGAAGAACGAGCGCTACCAGTGGCGGCACGGCGCCGCGGTGTCCGTGGGCATGCACTTCGCGGCCGAACTGGGCCGTCTGGCGGGCCGGTTGGACGACGCGACCGCCGACCGCCACCGCACGGTCCTGGAATCCGTCGGGCTGCCGCTGCACTACCGCTACGACCAGTGGCCCCGACTGCTGGAGACGATGAAGGTCGACAAGAAGTCCCGGGGCGACCTGCTGCGCTTCATCGTCCTGGACGGTCTCGCCAAGCCCACCGTGCTGGAAGGACCCGACCCGGCGATCCTCCTCGCCGCCTACGGCGAAGTGGGCCAGTAA
- a CDS encoding shikimate kinase, translating to MGVGKSTVGQLLAERLGVSYRDTDDDIVAEQGRAIAEIFVDEGEPAFRAIEKQAVHTALAAHDGVLALGGGAILDADTRSLLAGHQVVYLSMDVEEAVKRTGLNAARPLLAVNPRKQWRELMEARRNLYEEVATAVVATDGRTPEEVTRAALDALELKEA from the coding sequence ATGGGCGTCGGCAAGTCAACCGTCGGACAGCTCCTCGCCGAGCGGCTCGGTGTCTCCTACCGCGACACCGACGACGACATCGTGGCCGAGCAGGGCCGCGCGATCGCCGAGATCTTCGTCGACGAGGGCGAGCCCGCCTTCCGCGCCATCGAGAAGCAGGCCGTGCACACGGCACTCGCCGCCCACGACGGCGTCCTCGCCCTCGGCGGCGGCGCCATCCTCGACGCCGACACGCGCTCCCTGCTCGCCGGGCACCAGGTCGTCTACCTCTCGATGGACGTCGAGGAGGCCGTCAAGCGCACCGGCCTCAACGCCGCCCGCCCCCTGCTGGCCGTCAACCCCCGTAAACAATGGCGGGAGTTGATGGAGGCCCGGCGGAACCTGTACGAGGAGGTCGCCACGGCCGTCGTCGCCACCGACGGCCGTACGCCCGAGGAAGTCACCCGAGCGGCCCTGGACGCACTGGAGTTGAAGGAAGCTTGA
- a CDS encoding aminopeptidase P family protein has product MSEVYAARRARLRDRCHSSGSATALVTRPANVRYLAGAAPKGAVLLLGRGEDILVCGAPPSGEIGEGRPDEAVRVHVLPSPGGDPAVAAADLATALGAESLAVEEHHLTVGRHRAIRSVAPRLRLADLGGAVEQLRVIKDEEEISCLRIGAEIADQALGELLESILVGRTERHLALELERRLVDHGADGPAFTTSVAAGPNSGRPGHIPTDRRVEEGDFLSVCLGATYRGYRCEIGRTFVIGTSPADWQIELYDLVFAAQRAGREALAPGAAYRAVDRAARQVLDSSGYGEGLPVLMGHGVGLEIDEDPQLAPAAMGKLDACVPVTVEPGVHLPGRGGVRIDDTLVVRPEADGGPELLTITTKELLAL; this is encoded by the coding sequence ATGTCTGAGGTCTACGCGGCACGCCGAGCCCGGCTGAGGGATCGCTGCCACTCCAGCGGCAGCGCCACCGCACTCGTGACCCGCCCCGCCAACGTCCGCTACCTGGCGGGCGCGGCGCCCAAGGGTGCCGTCCTGCTGCTGGGCCGGGGCGAGGACATCCTCGTCTGCGGTGCCCCGCCCAGCGGTGAGATCGGCGAGGGCCGCCCCGACGAGGCCGTACGCGTCCATGTGCTGCCGAGTCCCGGCGGTGACCCGGCGGTCGCCGCCGCCGACCTCGCCACGGCCCTGGGGGCCGAGTCGCTCGCCGTGGAGGAACACCACCTCACGGTCGGCCGGCACCGGGCGATCCGCTCGGTCGCGCCCCGGCTGCGGCTGGCCGACCTCGGCGGCGCGGTCGAGCAGCTGCGAGTGATCAAGGACGAGGAGGAGATCTCCTGTCTGCGGATCGGCGCGGAGATCGCCGACCAGGCACTGGGTGAACTCCTCGAATCGATCCTCGTCGGCCGCACCGAGCGGCACCTCGCCCTGGAACTGGAGCGCCGCCTCGTCGACCACGGCGCCGACGGCCCCGCCTTCACCACCTCCGTCGCCGCCGGCCCGAACTCCGGTCGCCCCGGTCACATCCCCACCGACCGCCGTGTGGAGGAGGGCGACTTCCTGTCCGTCTGCCTCGGCGCGACCTACCGCGGCTATCGCTGTGAGATCGGCCGTACGTTCGTGATCGGGACCTCGCCCGCCGACTGGCAGATCGAGCTGTACGACCTGGTCTTCGCAGCCCAGCGGGCCGGACGGGAGGCGCTGGCGCCCGGTGCGGCCTACCGCGCCGTGGACCGTGCGGCCCGCCAGGTCCTGGACTCCTCGGGGTACGGAGAGGGCCTCCCGGTACTGATGGGGCACGGGGTCGGACTCGAAATCGACGAGGACCCGCAGTTGGCCCCCGCGGCCATGGGTAAACTGGACGCTTGCGTGCCGGTCACCGTCGAACCGGGGGTCCACCTCCCGGGCCGGGGCGGCGTCCGGATCGATGACACGCTCGTCGTACGCCCCGAGGCGGACGGCGGACCCGAGCTACTCACCATCACGACCAAGGAGCTGCTCGCGCTCTAG
- a CDS encoding RNA-guided endonuclease InsQ/TnpB family protein has product MAQRVKRAFKYRFYPTDEQAAELSRTFGCVRLVYNKALEDRTRAWYSEQISYVQSSAALTEWKKTEELAFLAEVSSVPLQQALRHLQTAFGNFFAKRAKYPRFKSRKKSRASAEYTRSAFAWRAGKLTLAKMIQPLDIRWSRPLPEGAEPTTVTVSHDSSGRWFVSLLVEDTVLPAPVTNGVVGLDAGITSLVTLSTEEKITNPRHERRDRARLAKAQREMSRKVKGSSNWNKARRNVAGVHARISDRRRDFLHKLTTRLVRENRAVAIEDLTVRNLLRNGKLARTISDASWTELRSMLEYKCAWYGRELVVIDRWFPSSKLCGACDTVRPKLPLNVRTWTCECGAVHDRDANAARNILAAGLAASACGDGVRPQRESSRTGRSSAKQEPQRATTETSRRQAGGKVKLPSTPVRPGPLG; this is encoded by the coding sequence ATGGCACAGCGGGTCAAGCGGGCGTTCAAGTACCGCTTCTACCCCACGGACGAGCAGGCAGCCGAGCTGTCGCGCACGTTCGGCTGTGTCCGCCTCGTGTACAACAAGGCACTGGAGGATCGCACGCGCGCCTGGTATAGCGAGCAGATCTCCTATGTGCAGTCGTCGGCAGCGCTGACAGAGTGGAAGAAGACCGAAGAACTCGCCTTCCTGGCCGAGGTGTCCTCCGTCCCACTCCAGCAGGCGCTGCGCCATCTTCAGACAGCGTTCGGGAACTTCTTCGCCAAGCGGGCCAAGTACCCGCGCTTCAAGTCGCGGAAGAAGTCCCGTGCGTCGGCCGAGTACACCCGCAGTGCCTTCGCATGGCGCGCAGGCAAACTGACTCTGGCCAAGATGATCCAACCGCTGGACATCCGCTGGTCTCGGCCTCTCCCTGAGGGCGCGGAGCCCACGACGGTGACGGTGTCCCATGACAGCTCCGGCCGCTGGTTCGTCTCGCTGCTCGTCGAGGACACTGTCCTTCCTGCGCCGGTCACCAACGGGGTGGTCGGTCTGGACGCCGGGATCACCTCCCTGGTGACCCTGTCCACCGAGGAGAAGATCACCAATCCCCGGCACGAACGCCGGGACCGCGCCCGCCTCGCCAAGGCACAGCGGGAAATGTCGCGGAAGGTAAAGGGCTCCTCGAACTGGAACAAGGCCCGGCGCAACGTCGCCGGGGTTCACGCCCGGATCAGCGACCGGCGCCGAGACTTCCTGCACAAGCTGACAACTCGGCTCGTCCGTGAGAACCGAGCGGTCGCAATCGAGGACCTTACCGTCCGCAACCTGCTGAGGAACGGCAAGCTCGCACGCACCATCAGCGACGCGTCGTGGACGGAACTCCGATCCATGCTGGAGTACAAGTGCGCCTGGTACGGGCGTGAACTTGTCGTGATCGACCGCTGGTTCCCCAGCTCCAAACTCTGCGGGGCCTGCGATACGGTTCGGCCGAAGCTGCCGCTGAACGTCCGAACCTGGACGTGCGAGTGCGGCGCGGTGCATGACCGCGACGCGAACGCGGCACGCAACATCCTGGCCGCCGGGCTGGCGGCGTCTGCCTGTGGAGACGGTGTAAGACCTCAACGGGAGTCCTCCCGGACGGGGCGATCGTCGGCGAAGCAGGAACCTCAGCGGGCGACCACCGAAACCTCCCGCCGCCAGGCCGGGGGCAAAGTCAAGCTTCCTTCAACTCCAGTGCGTCCAGGGCCGCTCGGGTGA
- the aroC gene encoding chorismate synthase: protein MSRLRWLTAGESHGPALVATLEGLPAGVPITTEMVGDHLARRRLGYGRGARMKFERDEVTFLGGVRHGLTMGSPVAIMVGNTEWPKWEQVMAADPVDPEILAGLARNAPLTRPRPGHADLAGMQKYGFDEARPVLERASARETAARVALGAVARSYLKETAGIEIVSHVVELAAAKAPQGVYPTPADVEKLDADPVRCLDADASKAMVAEIDQAHKDGDTLGGVVEILAYGVPVGLGSHVHWDRKLDARLAGALMGIQAIKGVEIGDGFELARVPGSKAHDEIVNTPEGIRRVSGRSGGTEGGLTTGELLRVRAAMKPIATVPRALQTVDVTTGEATQAHHQRSDVSAVPAAGIVAEAMVALVLADAVAEKFGGDNVVETARNVRSYLDHLAIR from the coding sequence TTGAGCAGGTTGCGTTGGTTGACCGCGGGGGAGTCCCACGGTCCCGCACTTGTCGCGACGTTGGAGGGTCTTCCCGCCGGCGTGCCGATCACGACGGAGATGGTGGGGGACCACCTGGCCCGGCGGCGCCTGGGGTACGGACGCGGTGCGCGGATGAAGTTCGAGCGTGACGAGGTCACGTTCCTGGGTGGCGTGCGGCACGGTCTGACCATGGGTTCGCCAGTGGCGATCATGGTGGGGAACACCGAGTGGCCGAAGTGGGAGCAGGTGATGGCGGCGGATCCGGTGGATCCGGAGATCCTCGCCGGGCTGGCCCGCAACGCGCCGCTGACCCGCCCCCGGCCCGGTCACGCCGACCTCGCCGGGATGCAGAAGTACGGCTTCGACGAGGCCCGGCCGGTCCTGGAGCGGGCTTCCGCCCGGGAGACCGCCGCCCGGGTCGCCCTGGGTGCCGTGGCCCGGTCGTACCTGAAGGAGACGGCCGGGATCGAGATCGTCAGCCACGTCGTCGAGCTGGCGGCGGCCAAGGCCCCGCAGGGTGTGTACCCGACGCCGGCCGATGTGGAGAAGCTGGACGCGGACCCGGTGCGCTGCCTGGACGCCGACGCGTCGAAGGCGATGGTCGCGGAGATCGACCAGGCGCACAAGGACGGTGACACGCTCGGCGGTGTCGTCGAGATCCTGGCGTACGGCGTGCCCGTGGGCCTCGGCTCGCACGTGCACTGGGACCGCAAGCTGGACGCCCGGCTCGCCGGGGCCCTGATGGGCATCCAGGCGATCAAGGGCGTCGAGATCGGTGACGGCTTCGAACTCGCGCGCGTCCCGGGCTCCAAGGCCCACGACGAGATCGTGAACACCCCCGAGGGCATCCGGCGGGTGTCCGGCCGTTCCGGTGGTACCGAGGGCGGTCTGACCACGGGCGAGCTGCTGCGGGTGCGGGCGGCCATGAAGCCGATCGCGACCGTGCCGCGCGCCCTGCAGACCGTGGACGTGACCACGGGCGAGGCCACGCAGGCCCACCACCAGCGCTCCGACGTCTCCGCCGTGCCGGCGGCCGGGATCGTGGCCGAGGCCATGGTCGCCCTCGTGCTGGCCGACGCGGTGGCGGAGAAGTTCGGCGGCGACAACGTCGTCGAGACCGCCCGCAACGTCCGCTCCTACCTCGACCACCTCGCGATCCGGTGA